In the genome of Sinorhizobium chiapasense, the window ATCCGACCGCTTGAAGGCACTCGCCGCCGCCGCTCGCGCCCGCGTTCATTCCGCCGAGCAATCGGTGAGCGTCGCTACGGCAGACATCAAGGTGGTGCAGGCACAGATCGACGACATCGACCTGCGTCTTGCGCGTACCGCCGTGAAGGCTCCCGTCAGTGGCGTGATCTCCGCCAAGAACGCCAAGATCGGCGCCATCGCCAGCGGTAGCGGTGAGCCGCTCTTCGCCATCATCCGCGACGGTGCGATCGAGATGAAGGCGGATGTCGCCGAGGCAGACATCATCAAACTCGCTGTCGGGCAGCCGGCGACGGTCAGGCTCGCCGGAAGCAGCACCACGATCGAGGGCAGGATCCGGCTGATCGAACCGACCGTAGACCCTCAGACGCGGCTTGGTTCCGTCGACATTACTCTCAGCGACACGTCCAAGGCTCGCGCCGGCATGTATGCGAGCGCGGTCGTCACTGTCGAACAAAAGCAAGCGGTTGTTTTGCCGCAAACGGCTGTTACAGCCGAAGACGGCAAGGCAATCGTCCGCAAGGTCGAAGACGGCGTCGTGCGGCTGGTGCCGGTGGTAACCGGTATCCAGGACGGGCAGTTCGTCGAAATCCTTTCAGGCCTCAAGGCAGGTGAACAGACAGTGGCGAAGGCCGGCGCTTACGTGCGCGACGGCGACCGCGTCAATCCGGTTAAATCCGCGCAGCCGGCAACCAACTGACGGGAACAGAGACCATGAACTTCTCAGCCTGGTCCATCCGCAATCCGGTCGCGCCGATCCTGGCCTTCTTCGTGCTGGTCGTGCTCGGATGGCAGTCGTTCAATTCCCTGCCGATCACCCGTTTCCCGAACATCGACGTGCCGATCGTTCAGATCAGCGTCACACAAAGCGGTGCCGCTCCTGCCGAACTCGAGACCCAAGTCACCAAGGAGATCGAGGATGCGGTCGCGGGTGTCTCAGGTGTGGACCATATCCAGTCGACGATCACCGACGGCACCTCGACCACCGCCGTCATCTTCCGCATGGAGGTGCCGACAACTCAAGCCGTGCAGGACGTCAAGGACGCGATCGACCGCATCCGCAGCGACCTGCCGACCTCGATTGAAGAGCCTATCGTCTCGAAGGTCGACGTCGAAGGCCAGGCGATCCAGACGTTCTCCGTCTCCTCACCCGGCATGACGCTGGAAGAATTGTCCTGGTTCGTTGACGACACGATCAAGCGCGCGATCCAAGGTCAAGTTGGCATCGGCCGCGTCGACCGCTATGGCGGCTCCGACCGGGAGGTGCGCATCGAGCTCGACGAAGACCGCCTGAACTCCTACGGCATCACCGCTGCCGACGTGAACGGCCAACTTCGCCGCATGAACATGGATCTCGGCTCCGGTCGCGGCCAGGTCGGCGGTAGCGAACAGGCAATCCGCACGCTGGGCGACACGCGTGACGTGGCCGAACTCGCGAATACCATGATCGGGCTGCCGAACGGACGCTTCGTCCGCCTGTCGGAACTCGGCAAGGTGATCGATACCTACGAGGAGCCGAAGTCCTTCTCCCGATTCAACGGTCATCCGGGCGTGACGTTCGCCGTCTTCCGCGCCAAGGGCGCAAGCGAAGTCACCGTCGCCGAAACGGTCGCCGAGACGCTCGACGAGATCCGCGCCAAGCACCCGGATGTCACCATCGAGAAGGTCGACGATTCGGTCTACTTCACCTACGGCAACTACGAGGCTGCGATCCATACGTTGATCGAGGGAGCACTGCTCGCCGTCGTCGTCGTGCTGCTGTTCTTGCGCAACTGGCGTGCAACGCTGATTTCCGCGATCGCGCTGCCGCTCTCGGCCATCCCGACCTTCTGGGTGATGGAACTCCTAGGCTTCTCGCTGAACCTCGTCAGCTTCCTCGCAATGACGCTCGCGACCGGTATCCTCGTCGACGACGCGATCGTGGAGATCGAGAATATCGAGCGGCATATCCGCATGGGCAAGTCGCCCTACCGCGCCGCGATCGAGGCGGCAGACGAGATCGGCCTGGCGGTGATCGCCACCACCTTCACCATCATCGCCGTCTTTGTCCCGGTCTCGTTCATGCCAGGCATTCCGGGGCAATACTTCATCCAGTTCGGCTTGACGGTCGCCGTCTCCGTCTTCTTCTCGCTGCTCGTCGCCCGCCTGATCACGCCGGTCATGGCGGCCTATCTGATGAAACCGACGGACGTTGGTGGCGGCCATCACGACGGTGAAGGCTTCATGATGCGGCAGTACACGCGCGTCGTGCGCTTCACCACGAAACGCTGGTACACGCGCTATCTCACGCTGCTTGCCGCAATCTTGCTCTCGATCGGCTCCGTGATCGCACTGATCGTCTTCGTGCCGGGCAGCTTCCTGCCACCGGAAGACAATTCGCGCGTCAGCCTGTCGATCGAATTGCCGCCGGATGCGATGCTTGAAGACACGGATCGGACGACGACAGAAATCTACAACCGCATCAAGGATATGGACGGCGTCGAGAACGTCTTCGTGCTCGGCGGCGCCTCGCCGAAGGGCGATCTTGAGCTGCGGCGCGCTGCTGTCACCGTGCTTCTCAAGAAGCTCGACCACTCGCTCGTCAACAAGGTCGTCAACGACGTCATCGGCCGCATGCCGCTGATCGGTGAGTACCTGCCCAAGCTGCCGCCCGCGGGTCGCATCAAGCCGCAATCGCAGATCGAAAGGGAGATTTTCGCAAACCTGCGCTCGATCCCCGACGTTCGTGTCACCAAGCTCAACGACCGCGGCGAGCGCGATCTGTCGTTCAACCTGCTCTCCAACAACGACGCAGACCTCGACAGCGCCGTCGCAGCTCTTGAAGTCAAGCTGCGCAGTGACCCGCTGCTCGCCAACGTCAGCCCCGATGGCGCGCTGCCGCGGCCGGAACTGCAGATCCGTCCGCGCGCCGATCAGATGTCCCGCCTCGGCATCACCACGCAGCAGATCTCCGAGGTGATCCGCATCGCCACCATCGGCGACATCGACGCGCAACTCACCAAGATCGCGCTCGACGACCGGCTGATTCCGATCCGCGTCCAGCTCAATCGGGATTTCCGCACGGATCTCGCGGCAATCCGCAACCTCAAGGTCCAGACCGCGTCCGGCGCGACCGTTCCGCTTTCGAGCGTTGCGGACATCAACTATTCGGAAGGGCCGAGCTCGATCAAGCGCTATGACCGTTACCGCGTCGTGACACTGGGTGCCGACCTTCCGGTTGGCGTCGCGCTCGACACAGCGTCCAATCGCTTCAAAGAGATCGCAGCCGAAGTTAAGCTGCCGGGAACCGTCGAGTTCCGTGAGGCCGGCGATGCCGAGGTGCAGGCGGAAATGCAGCAGAGCTTCGGCAACGCCATGTTGCTCGGCCTGATGATGGTGTTGGTCGTGCTCATCTTGCTGTTCAAGGATGTGATCCAGCCCTTCACCATCCTGTTCTCCCTGCCGCTCGCGATCGGCGGCGTGGCTGCAGCCCTGATCCTGACCCAGAACGCGCTCTCGATGCCGGTGCTGATCGGCATCCTGATGCTCATGGGCATCGTCACCAAGAACGCGATCCTGCTTGTCGATTTCGGTATCGAAATGATGCATCACGGCATGGACCGCACGCTGTCGATGATCGAAGCCGGCCGCAAGCGCGCCCGCCCGATCGTCATGACCTCGATCGCCATGTCCGCCGGCATGCTGCCGTCGGCGCTCGGCGTCGGTGAAGGCGGCTCCTTCCGCGCGCCGATGGCGATCGCGGTGATCGGCGGCATCATCGTCTCGACCGTCTTGAGCCTCGTCGTCGTTCCCTCCTTCTTCCTGATCATGGACGACCTGTCGCGGCTGCTCGCCTGGATCTTCGGCCGCTTCGTCGGCAAGAAGGACGAGGAGGATCTGCCGCTCGATCGCGAGGCGCTGACAAGGCTCGCCGCCGAGCAGGGCGGCACGATCGAGGAACTGCAGGAACGCATCAACGCGCTGGAAGAGCAGCAGCGTGACGACAAGTCCGGCCGCAAGGTCATCAACCATCCGGCGCTTGCAGCCGAGTAAAGCCGCTCCTGCGCCGTAAGACGCACACTATCCGAGGCCCGCGCCGTCCTGCGCGGGCCTTTTTGTGAGAGTTATTTGATCGGGGTCAATTCGCATCTCTCGATGCCCGATTAGGATCTCTTCGATCCAATTCGGGAATGGCACGGATGAAGACATTGCGATTGACCTCGACCGACAGAAGCGTTCTTCTCGATTCGCGTTTTTTTGCGAGACTGCCGCAACCGACGGCAGAGGCCATCCTTGAGGGCGCAATCGTTTCCACGCACGAGGAACACGATATCCTGTTTCGTCAGGACGACCCGATCGACCATGTCTTCTTCGTGCTCTCGGGTCTCGTCCGGCTCTACCGCTTGGGCAAGGACGGTCGCGAAGCCGACATTGCCGTATTGCCGAAGGGCGAGATCTTCGGCGCAAACGCCATGTTCCTGGAGCATCGTGCGACCGCCAATGCGCAGGCTGCGGAGGCATTGCTCGTCGCGCGGTTCGAAAGCCGCAAGCTCCGCCAGCTTGCCGCGGAAAATACCGATGTCGCCCAGGCGCTCATCGAACTTCTCTGCCGCCATGGCAAGATGACGGAAGACTGCCTTGCCGAGGACCGGTTGCTCACCGCGCCTCAGCGGGTCGCGAGCTATATCCTCAGCCACTGCCCGGACGGTCTGAGCAGCTTCTCGTTCCGCCTTCCGTTCCAGAAGAACGTGCTTGCGGGCAAGCTCGGCCTCGCGCCGGAGGCTTTGTCGCGCGCCTTCTCGACACTCCGCCAATCAGGCGTCACGGTCAAAGGCCGCTTGATCGAAATCCGCGACCGGCAAGCGCTCGAACGGTTTTGAGGCGCTTGCCCGCTGAAAACCGGCGTTGCGCCTCGTGCTTCAGAGCCCGCCTTCCACGGTCAGGAATTCGACGATCCGGTCTATGCCGTCGCCGCGCTTCATGTCCGAAAACACAAACGGCTTTGCCGCGCGCATCCGCTCCGCATCCCGTTCCATCACGTCTAGGTCGGCCCCGACATAGGGCGCGAGGTCCTTCTTGTTGATCACAAGGAGGTCGGACTTGGTGATCCCCGGACCGCCCTTGCGCGGGATCTCTTCGCCCTGGCAGACGGAAATCACGTAGATCGTCAGGTCAGCGAGATCGGGAGAAAAGGTCGCCGCCAGGTTGTCACCACCCGATTCGATGAAGACCACGTCGAGATCCGGAATCCGGCGATTGAGATCGGCGATCGCCTGCAGATTGATCGACGCGTCCTCGCGGATCGCCGTATGCGGGCAGCCGCCGGTTTCGACGCCGACGATCCGCTCCGACGGCAGCGCCTGCATCCGCACCAGCGCTTCGGCGTCCTCCTTGGTATAGATGTCGTTGGTGACGACCGCGACGGAATATTTCTCGCGCATCGCCTTGCACAGCTTTTCGGTCAGCGCCGTCTTGCCGGAACCGACCGGGCCGCCGATGCCGACGCGAAGGGGACCGTTTTTCGATGGCATTTGCTTTTCCTTTCAGGACGCGGCTGCCCGTCAGGAGCGGAACAGGCGGGTATGCAGGGTCTCGTGTCTCAGCGATGAAATATCGGCCATGATCGTCGCGGAGCCAAGCTCGTCCAGCGAGGCTGGCGCAGCGCGATCGGCAACAGCGGCAATGGTGCTCTCGAGGCCTGCCAACACACCGACGCCGCCGCGCTGACCGATGACGCCGCAGCGGATGGCAGCCGAAACGGCGTTCGAGGCCGCAGCACCGAGATAGGCCGCAAGTGCCGGCCGCAATCCCGTGCGATGCGCGCCCGCCACGGCGCCAACCGCCACCGGATAGGCCGCCACCGGTTCGAGCGACTCGAATACGGCGCTCGGCCAACTGCGCGCAGCGGCAAGAAACGCCTCGCCCTGCAGCACGGTTTCCATGTGACGCTCCGACGAACCCGCCATCGCTTCGGCCAGTTCGCTCGCCGCCTTCAGCCGTTGCGGATCGTCATGCCCCTCATAGCTTTCGGCAAGCAGAAGGGCGTCGTTCCACATGGCGCCCCGCGTCAGCAGCGTTTCCAGCCAAAGCCGCAGCTCTTCAGCACCGGTCACGAGGCCATCGTGAACCGCCTGCTCCAGCCCTCCGGAGTAGGCGAAGGAACCGACCGGAAATGCAGGCGATAGCCAGGTGACAAGACGCAACAGCGCCTGCGTGTCGGCCTGGTCAGCCATGATCGTGGTGGTGACCGCCATGACCGTGATCGTGCCCGCCACCATGATAAGCGCCACGCAGCGGTTGGAAGGGTTCGGTCACTTCGCCGACGGCAGCACCCAAGCCTTCAAGCATCGCACGGATGACGGGATCGCGGGCGATCAGGATCCGCCCTTCTTCGACCGCCGCCGGAAGATGTCGATTGCCGAGATGCCAGGCAAGTTCGATGAGATGCACGCCGTCGCTCGCGCGAACTTCGTAAAGCGCCTCGTCGGCGGCCTTGATCCGGATATAGCCGCCACCTTCCAGCACCAGGAGGTCGCCGTCGGCGAGCATCACCGGCTGCTTGAGGTCGAGCATCACCACATCGTCGTTTTCGAGATGGAGCAGCTTGCGCCGCAGATGGCGCTGATCGTGGGTGAGCGTCACACTGTGGAGCGCCGCCTTGTCTGCTGGGCCCGGCGACAGAACTTCGGTCGAGCGATAAGGCACCTCAGATCACCTCTATCTTTTCCGGATGCACGATCTCGATGCGAACCTCTGCCAAGAGATCCGCCATCGCCGCCTCAAAGGCCTTGAGATGCGGCTCGACAAAATGAGCGTCCACCGCCGTCCGGTCTTTCCAGTTCTCGATGAAGACCAGCGTGTCCGGTTCCGCGGGCTTGCGGTAGAGATCATAGCTGATGCAGCCCGGTTCCTTGCGGGTGGCCTCGATCAGCGCCGCCGCCAGGGCGACGACATCATCACCCTTGCCCGCATGTGCCTTCAGATATGCGATAACGTAAACCATCGATTCTTGCCGCGCCCTTTCCGGCTAATGTAACAAGAAAAGGCCCCGGCGCCAGCAGGAAGGCGGAAAGCAAATGGTTTCACGCGACCTATCTGGGAACCGGGGCCCTCAGTCGTTTTCAGCCCTGCACCTCTCGTGAGGCACAGGCATTCACGAACAGATCAGGCGGCGATCTTCGGCGACTTGAGCGCGTCAAGGATGTTTTGCGGCGAGGAAACTCCGTAGGGGTCGCTGTCGCAATTGTCGGAGTAGCCTTCCTCTTCGAACCACTGCTCGACGACGCCGTTGTTGATGACGGCGCCGTAGCGCCACGAGCGCATGCCGAAGCCGAGATTGTCCTTGGCAACCAGCATGCCCATCTTGCGGGTGAACTCGCCCGAGCCGTCCGGGATCAGCTTGACGTTTTCGAGGCCCTGCGACTTGCCCCAGGCGTTCATCACGAAGGCGTCGTTGACCGAGATGCAGTAGAGCTCGTCGATACCTTCGGCGCGGAACTCAGCCGCAAGCTTTTCGAAATCCGGAAGCTGGTAGGTCGAGCAGGTCGGGGTGAAGGCGCCCGGGAGTGAAAACAGCACGACGCGCTTGCCGGCGAAATACTCGTCCGACGAAACATCCTGCCAGCGGAACGGATTGGAGCCGCCGACGGCTTCGTCGCGGACGCGGGTACGGAAGGTTACAGAGGGAACTTTTCTGCCGAGCATCATCATCTCCTTCGGGACAGGCTGCCGGCCGCGATCAGTCTTGGGAGGAAGCGCAGCCGGCCGGAAATTGAGAGCCCTTTCCTATCGGAGTTTCCGCTGCCGTGCAGCATCAAAGCGGCGTTTTCGGTGTCCCCGCATGGCTGCCATGCGGTGGTCGCATGGCTTTCTGCTTTCGCCTGCTGCTCCGAAGCCGGCCGCCTAAAACAGGAAGTAACGTTGTGCCATCGGCAGGACCGTCGCCGGCTCGCAGGTCAGCAGTTCGCCGTCGGCACGGACCTCGTAGGTTTCGGGGTCGACTTCCACATGCGGCGTCAGGCTGTTGTGGATCATCGACGCCTTGCCGATGCCGCCGCGGGTGTTCTGGACGGCGACGAGCTGCTTGGCGACTCCCAGCCGTCCCGCAAGCCCCGCATCGAGCGACGCCTGTGAGACGAAGGTGACGGATGAGTTGGTCCGGTTGCGGCCATAGGCTGCGAACATCGGCCGGTAGTGAACGGGCTGCGGCGTCGGGATCGAGGCGTTCGGATCGCCCATCGGTGCCGCGGCGATCGAGCCGCCGAGCAGCACCATGTCGGGCTTCACGCCGAAAAAGGCTGGGTTCCAGATGACGAGGTCGGCGCGCTTGCCGACTTCCAGCGAACCGATCTCATGGCTGAGGCCATGCGCGATCGCCGGGTTGATCGTGTACTTGGCGATGTAGCGCTTGACCCGAAAATTGTCGTTGTCGCCCTTCTCCTCTTTCAGCCGCCCGCGCTGGCGCTTCATCTTGTCGGCCGTCTGCCAGGTGCGGATCGCCACTTCGCCGACGCGGCCCATGGCCTGGCTGTCCGACGAGATGATCGAGAAGGCGCCGATGTCATGCAGGATATCCTCTGCTGCGATCGTTTCCTTGCGGATGCGGCTTTCGGCAAAGGCGATGTCCTCCGGGATGGAGGGCGACAGATGATGGCAGACCATCAGCATGTCGAGATGCTCCGCCAGCGTGTTGAGCGTGTAGGGCCGCGTCGGATTGGTCGAAGACGGAATGACATTCGGCTGGCCACAGATCTTGATGATATCCGGCGCATGGCCGCCCCCCGCTCCTTCCGTATGGAAGGCATGGATCGTCCGGCCCTTGATCGCGGCGATCGTATCCTCGACGAAGCCGCTCTCGTTCAGCGTATCGGTGTGTATCATCGCCTGGACGTCATATTCATCGGCGACCGACAGGCAGCAGTCGATCGCCGCTGGCGTCGTCCCCCAATCCTCGTGCAGCTTCAGCGAGGTGGCGCCGCCGAGCACCATTTCGACAAGCGCTCCGGGCAGTGAGGCATTGCCCTTGCCGGCAAAGGCGAGGTTCATGGGGAATGCATCAGCCGCCTCGATCATCCGGGCGATGTGCCAGGGACCTGGCGTGCAGGTCGTTGCGAGCGTGCCATGCGCGGGGCCGGTGCCGCCGCCGAGCATGCAGGTGAGACCGCTCATCAGCGCTTCCTCGATCTGCTGCGGGCAGATGAAGTGGATATGGCTGTCCATGCCGCCGGCCGTGACGATCTTGCCCTCGCCGGCGATCACTTCCGTGCCCGGCCCGACGACGATCGTGACGCCCGGCTGCGTGTCCGGATTGCCGGCCTTGCCGATCGCCGCGATCCGTCCGTCCTTGAGGCCGATATCCGCCTTCACGACCCCCCAATGGTCGACGATCAGCGCGTTGGTGATCACGGTGTCGACCGCGCCGCCCTCGCGCGTGACCTGGCTTTGCCCCATGCCGTCGCGGATAACCTTGCCGCCGCCGAACTTCACCTCTTCGCCATAGGTGGTGAAATCCTTCTCCACCTCGATGAAAAGCTCGGTATCGGCAAGGCGCACCTTGTCGCCCACCGTCGGACCGAACATGTTGGCATAGGCCGCGCGCGACATCTTGTAAGGCATGGATCAGGCTCCTTGGGCAAAGTCTGAAGACTGAGATTGATCGAGACGGCGAAGACGGCCTTCGGCGGCAAGCGCTTCGACGTAGCGGCGCTCGGCCGCAAAGGGATGCCATTCCCAGCCGCCATGGCCGAAGCCGGCAAGCACGACATCGTCTCCGGGGCGGACGAAATCGGACAGGATGTCGGCGATCACCACCAGGCCGCTCGACGGCACGACATAGGGCGCCGGCGCGAACCGGGCGAGATCGCGATCGAGCCGCTCGTGCGTTTCCACCGGGATCACCCGATGACGCCGGCCAGTCGCGCGAGCAAAAGCTTCGAAGCCTATCGTATAATCGTCGCAAAAATCGTCGAGATCCGGGTGCGTCTTC includes:
- a CDS encoding efflux RND transporter periplasmic adaptor subunit, whose protein sequence is MAQKLLSLFGACAAMTLCVFSVAFAEEAAKPQQSQTLPSIVVTEAAQRSISDRVIATGSIEAVEETYVSPLVDGLSIRSLNVDVGDRVEEGSTLVVLNDDALLLQRSQLEANLAKAEASLAQLHAQLAEMTANSEEATRVADRAVRLSENGTVSTAESDRLKALAAAARARVHSAEQSVSVATADIKVVQAQIDDIDLRLARTAVKAPVSGVISAKNAKIGAIASGSGEPLFAIIRDGAIEMKADVAEADIIKLAVGQPATVRLAGSSTTIEGRIRLIEPTVDPQTRLGSVDITLSDTSKARAGMYASAVVTVEQKQAVVLPQTAVTAEDGKAIVRKVEDGVVRLVPVVTGIQDGQFVEILSGLKAGEQTVAKAGAYVRDGDRVNPVKSAQPATN
- a CDS encoding efflux RND transporter permease subunit, with the translated sequence MNFSAWSIRNPVAPILAFFVLVVLGWQSFNSLPITRFPNIDVPIVQISVTQSGAAPAELETQVTKEIEDAVAGVSGVDHIQSTITDGTSTTAVIFRMEVPTTQAVQDVKDAIDRIRSDLPTSIEEPIVSKVDVEGQAIQTFSVSSPGMTLEELSWFVDDTIKRAIQGQVGIGRVDRYGGSDREVRIELDEDRLNSYGITAADVNGQLRRMNMDLGSGRGQVGGSEQAIRTLGDTRDVAELANTMIGLPNGRFVRLSELGKVIDTYEEPKSFSRFNGHPGVTFAVFRAKGASEVTVAETVAETLDEIRAKHPDVTIEKVDDSVYFTYGNYEAAIHTLIEGALLAVVVVLLFLRNWRATLISAIALPLSAIPTFWVMELLGFSLNLVSFLAMTLATGILVDDAIVEIENIERHIRMGKSPYRAAIEAADEIGLAVIATTFTIIAVFVPVSFMPGIPGQYFIQFGLTVAVSVFFSLLVARLITPVMAAYLMKPTDVGGGHHDGEGFMMRQYTRVVRFTTKRWYTRYLTLLAAILLSIGSVIALIVFVPGSFLPPEDNSRVSLSIELPPDAMLEDTDRTTTEIYNRIKDMDGVENVFVLGGASPKGDLELRRAAVTVLLKKLDHSLVNKVVNDVIGRMPLIGEYLPKLPPAGRIKPQSQIEREIFANLRSIPDVRVTKLNDRGERDLSFNLLSNNDADLDSAVAALEVKLRSDPLLANVSPDGALPRPELQIRPRADQMSRLGITTQQISEVIRIATIGDIDAQLTKIALDDRLIPIRVQLNRDFRTDLAAIRNLKVQTASGATVPLSSVADINYSEGPSSIKRYDRYRVVTLGADLPVGVALDTASNRFKEIAAEVKLPGTVEFREAGDAEVQAEMQQSFGNAMLLGLMMVLVVLILLFKDVIQPFTILFSLPLAIGGVAAALILTQNALSMPVLIGILMLMGIVTKNAILLVDFGIEMMHHGMDRTLSMIEAGRKRARPIVMTSIAMSAGMLPSALGVGEGGSFRAPMAIAVIGGIIVSTVLSLVVVPSFFLIMDDLSRLLAWIFGRFVGKKDEEDLPLDREALTRLAAEQGGTIEELQERINALEEQQRDDKSGRKVINHPALAAE
- a CDS encoding Crp/Fnr family transcriptional regulator, with the protein product MKTLRLTSTDRSVLLDSRFFARLPQPTAEAILEGAIVSTHEEHDILFRQDDPIDHVFFVLSGLVRLYRLGKDGREADIAVLPKGEIFGANAMFLEHRATANAQAAEALLVARFESRKLRQLAAENTDVAQALIELLCRHGKMTEDCLAEDRLLTAPQRVASYILSHCPDGLSSFSFRLPFQKNVLAGKLGLAPEALSRAFSTLRQSGVTVKGRLIEIRDRQALERF
- the ureG gene encoding urease accessory protein UreG: MPSKNGPLRVGIGGPVGSGKTALTEKLCKAMREKYSVAVVTNDIYTKEDAEALVRMQALPSERIVGVETGGCPHTAIREDASINLQAIADLNRRIPDLDVVFIESGGDNLAATFSPDLADLTIYVISVCQGEEIPRKGGPGITKSDLLVINKKDLAPYVGADLDVMERDAERMRAAKPFVFSDMKRGDGIDRIVEFLTVEGGL
- a CDS encoding urease accessory protein UreF produces the protein MADQADTQALLRLVTWLSPAFPVGSFAYSGGLEQAVHDGLVTGAEELRLWLETLLTRGAMWNDALLLAESYEGHDDPQRLKAASELAEAMAGSSERHMETVLQGEAFLAAARSWPSAVFESLEPVAAYPVAVGAVAGAHRTGLRPALAAYLGAAASNAVSAAIRCGVIGQRGGVGVLAGLESTIAAVADRAAPASLDELGSATIMADISSLRHETLHTRLFRS
- the ureE gene encoding urease accessory protein UreE encodes the protein MPYRSTEVLSPGPADKAALHSVTLTHDQRHLRRKLLHLENDDVVMLDLKQPVMLADGDLLVLEGGGYIRIKAADEALYEVRASDGVHLIELAWHLGNRHLPAAVEEGRILIARDPVIRAMLEGLGAAVGEVTEPFQPLRGAYHGGGHDHGHGGHHHDHG
- a CDS encoding putative quinol monooxygenase — its product is MVYVIAYLKAHAGKGDDVVALAAALIEATRKEPGCISYDLYRKPAEPDTLVFIENWKDRTAVDAHFVEPHLKAFEAAMADLLAEVRIEIVHPEKIEVI
- a CDS encoding peroxiredoxin codes for the protein MLGRKVPSVTFRTRVRDEAVGGSNPFRWQDVSSDEYFAGKRVVLFSLPGAFTPTCSTYQLPDFEKLAAEFRAEGIDELYCISVNDAFVMNAWGKSQGLENVKLIPDGSGEFTRKMGMLVAKDNLGFGMRSWRYGAVINNGVVEQWFEEEGYSDNCDSDPYGVSSPQNILDALKSPKIAA
- the ureC gene encoding urease subunit alpha — encoded protein: MPYKMSRAAYANMFGPTVGDKVRLADTELFIEVEKDFTTYGEEVKFGGGKVIRDGMGQSQVTREGGAVDTVITNALIVDHWGVVKADIGLKDGRIAAIGKAGNPDTQPGVTIVVGPGTEVIAGEGKIVTAGGMDSHIHFICPQQIEEALMSGLTCMLGGGTGPAHGTLATTCTPGPWHIARMIEAADAFPMNLAFAGKGNASLPGALVEMVLGGATSLKLHEDWGTTPAAIDCCLSVADEYDVQAMIHTDTLNESGFVEDTIAAIKGRTIHAFHTEGAGGGHAPDIIKICGQPNVIPSSTNPTRPYTLNTLAEHLDMLMVCHHLSPSIPEDIAFAESRIRKETIAAEDILHDIGAFSIISSDSQAMGRVGEVAIRTWQTADKMKRQRGRLKEEKGDNDNFRVKRYIAKYTINPAIAHGLSHEIGSLEVGKRADLVIWNPAFFGVKPDMVLLGGSIAAAPMGDPNASIPTPQPVHYRPMFAAYGRNRTNSSVTFVSQASLDAGLAGRLGVAKQLVAVQNTRGGIGKASMIHNSLTPHVEVDPETYEVRADGELLTCEPATVLPMAQRYFLF
- a CDS encoding Urease operon accessory protein — translated: MSGRTITIVGNGDVAHGAAAAIDAADLVIRFNDCRSVGKGGTKTDIVAVCNTGRPALSMLGGGRWKTSDAVRRASEFWSVRSGAKFGAMRADLMKTHPDLDDFCDDYTIGFEAFARATGRRHRVIPVETHERLDRDLARFAPAPYVVPSSGLVVIADILSDFVRPGDDVVLAGFGHGGWEWHPFAAERRYVEALAAEGRLRRLDQSQSSDFAQGA